In Formosa haliotis, the sequence GGATCAATGCCGTCTGCATCATGTATATACCCTGAAGAATCTGAAAGCGTTACAACCTTAGCACCAAATTGAGTTGCTTTTTCGCAAGCATATTGTGCCACGTTACCTGATCCAGAAATCACAACCGTTTTCCCTTCAAAGGATTCCTTTCGTGTATCTAACATATTTTTCGCAAAATAAACTGCTCCGTAACCTGTGGCTTCTGGTCTAATTAAAGAACCTCCATACTCAATCCCTTTTCCTGTTAGTACCCCAGTAAATTCATTACGCAGTCTTTTATACTGACCAAATAAATAGCCTATTTCACGTCCGCCAACACCTATATCTCCCGCAGGAACATCGGTATTAGGACCGATATGTCGACATAATTCCGACATGAATGATTGGCAAAAACGCATAACTTCGTTATCGCTCTTTCCTTTCGGATCGAAATCACTACCTCCTTTTCCGCCCCCCATAGGCAAGGTTGTTAAGGAGTTTTTAAATACTTGCTCGAATCCTAAAAATTTCAATATACTTAAGTTTACGGAAGGATGGAAACGCAGACCTCCTTTGTACGGGCCAATAGCAGAATTAAACTCTATTCTAAATCCTCTATTTACTTGAGTCTGACCTTTATCATCTATCCAAGGGACTCTAAATATGATGGTACGTTCTGGTTCTACCATACGCTCCAATAACATTTTTCCTTTATATTTTGGATTATTTTCAATAAACGGAATTACAGTTTCTGCAACTTCGTGTACAGCTTGTAAGAATTCTGGTTCATGACCATTTTTTTGTGTAACAAGCTCTAAAAAAGCATTAATTTGGTTTTTCATTTTTAGAAAATTATGATACCGTTAAGCAATCGTTAGTTTTGAAGTGCAAAGATACATTATCTTTAAAAATTACTCTATTATTTTTATAATTTCATAATCATTATGCTGTTAAATATATCTTAAGGACTAATTTTCAACTTTTGTTTGATTGGCAATAATCATTTTATATATTTGTTGATGCTATTATCCATACTAACTGCATCTATTTTTTGATTTAAATAACATGCTAAACAACCTTAAACCACTGGTATTACTACTTTTATTAAGTGTTAATACTTCAATTTTTGCACAGACCGGTTATGAACTGGGTGTGCTTGTTGGACC encodes:
- the gdhA gene encoding NADP-specific glutamate dehydrogenase — translated: MKNQINAFLELVTQKNGHEPEFLQAVHEVAETVIPFIENNPKYKGKMLLERMVEPERTIIFRVPWIDDKGQTQVNRGFRIEFNSAIGPYKGGLRFHPSVNLSILKFLGFEQVFKNSLTTLPMGGGKGGSDFDPKGKSDNEVMRFCQSFMSELCRHIGPNTDVPAGDIGVGGREIGYLFGQYKRLRNEFTGVLTGKGIEYGGSLIRPEATGYGAVYFAKNMLDTRKESFEGKTVVISGSGNVAQYACEKATQFGAKVVTLSDSSGYIHDADGIDPEKLAFIMELKNVKRGRIGEYVQAYPSATFHAGERPWSVNCDVAMPCATQNELDVNDAKTLVANHVIAVAEGANMPCTPEAIAIIQQAKVLFSPGKASNAGGVATSGLEMSQNSLRMNWTREEVDAKLHQIMNNIHASCVVYGTQEDGYVDYVKGANIAGFVKIADAMLAQGVV